From the Bombus pascuorum chromosome 7, iyBomPasc1.1, whole genome shotgun sequence genome, one window contains:
- the LOC132908980 gene encoding EH domain-binding protein 1 isoform X4, whose translation MSSVWKRLQRVNKRAAKFQFTVSYHEVSLETTTKWKPNKLSVVWTRRSRRVSSEPLDWEPSLSDPLKGVISWAVPDNHTVSVTLFKDPRTHELEDKDWTFVIEDVSSTGKRRHVAATNINMKKYATLESSQQQLKLDLKPTSKKIVSAALECTLSCVFLREGKATDEDMQSMASLMSVNNNSDIAPLDDFDNEDIPEDVEEISGKNIDEILDISAQLDLMTSSLTESELPSTPISVASLSKDDTTPVNDSDHIMRDVSLSGIGDSFKEKSPLKDTITVENNKNIEHSTLVRLPLQPLELKKNDANIPRLKEITPGQDLLEWCKEVTKDYTGVKVTNLTTSWRNGMAFCSIIHHFRPDLIDIDSLLPHDVKGNCKKAFDAGEALGIPRVIEPADMDILTVPDKLAVMTYLYQLRAHFTGHELEVHQIGKTTDESSYMIGRFNTDNNSDVSVQLFGQEIINLRKKDQMEHKNNKTDSNRRSNPFDNKKEDINIDSLKNKLHLSLNMENQDHDQCNKDKSPSSVKDVKDIILASSKSILEKVLSPTKEKYSSREKDSVNVCERGNRTEYQSVSSPQGEQRSQHSQNDDERQQQLRERARRLIAEVKMGVNVTSNQINDDNNSERRSIDDQNNSPRRSITPSTPGDKFSTKSEYNGNTLGTSNVIDAEKKTGSPLFSFSKIIERISPDKTSPDGTSYTLRGLGKDMTSYIQNELEALEREQTQIDIQAGKLEKQLRAAMESDNEDETERLMSLWFTLVNKKNALLRRQMQLNILEKEDDLERRFELLNRELRSILAVEEWRKTPEQKMRENLLLEELVSIVNKRDELVHHLDTQERAIEDDDEIERNLSRAGLAQRNKNCMIQ comes from the exons ATGAGTTCCGTCTGGAAACGATTACAACGGGTAAACAAGAGAGCCGCGAAATTTCAATTCACCGTGTCGTATCATGAAGTCAGTTTAGAAACGACAACAAAATG GAAACCAAACAAACTAAGTGTTGTATGGACAAGACGTAGTAGAAGAGTTAGTTCAGAACCACTAGATTGGGAACCTAGCTTAAGTGACCCACTAAAAGGTGTTATTAGTTGGGCAGTTCCTGATAATCATACAGTTTCTGTAACTTTGTTTAAAGATCCAAGGACCCATGAATTGGAAGATAAAGATTGGACATTTGTCATCGAAGAT GTTTCTTCTACTGGTAAAAGACGACATGTAGCtgcaacaaatataaatatgaaaaaatatgcgACATTAGAATCTAGTCAACAACAGCTTAAATTGGATTTGAAGCCAACATCAAAAAAGATTGTTAGTGCTGCACTAGAATGTACTTTATCTTGTGTTTTCTTAAGAGAAGGAAAAGCAAC GGATGAAGATATGCAGAGTATGGCCAGTTTGATGTCAGTTAATAACAATAGCGATATTGCACCTTTAGATGATTTTGATAATGAAGATATACCGGAAGACGTTGAAGAAATATCTGGAAAAAACATTGATGAAATTTTAGATATCTCTGCTCAGCTTGACTTAATGACAAGTAGTCTTACTGAAAGTGAATTGCCTAGTACTCCAATAAGCG TGGCAAGTTTATCAAAAGATGATACTACTCCTGTAAATGATAGTGATCACATCATGCGTGATGTTAGTCTATCAGGTATTGGCGAttctttcaaagaaaaatCACCCTTAAAGGATACTATTACTGTTGAAAACAA taaaaatattgaacataGTACACTAGTAAGATTACCACTACAACCACTAGAACTAAAAAAGAATGATGCCAATATTCCtagattaaaagaaattactcCGGGTCAGGATTTATTGGAATGGTGTAAAGAGGTAACTAAAGATTATACTGGTGTAAAAGTTACCAATCTTACAACATCTTGGAGGAATGGAATGGcattttgttcaataataCACCATTTCAGACCAGATCTTAT agACATAGATTCACTATTACCACATGATGTAAAGGGTAACTGTAAGAAAGCATTTGATGCTGGAGAAGCTCTTGGTATACCTAGAGTAATAGAACCAGCAGATATGGATATACTAACTGTACCTGATAAATTAGCTGTAATGACTTACTTGTATCAATTGAGAGCACATTTTACTGGTCATGAATTAGAg gTACATCAGATAGGTAAAACTACAGATGAATCATCTTACATGATTGGAAGATTTAATACAGACAATAATTCAGATGTAAGTGTGCAACTGTTTGGTcaggaaataattaatttacgtaAAAAAGATCAAATggaacataaaaataataaaactgataGCAACAGACG ATCAAATCCATTTGATAATAAGAAAGAGGACATTAATATTGATTCCTTAAAAAATAAGTTGCATCTAAGTTTGAATATGGAAAATCAAGATCATGATCAATGCAATAAGGATAAATCACCATCAAGTGTTAAGGATGTTAAAGATATTATACTAGCAAGTTCAAAAAGTATTCTGGAGAAAGTATTGTCACCAACTAAAGAAAAGTACTCATCTAGAGAAAAG GATTCAGTTAATGTTTGTGAAAGGGGTAATCGTACTGAATATCAGAGTGTATCATCACCACAAGGAGAACAACGTTCTCAACAT agCCAAAATGATGATGAAAGACAGCAACAATTACGTGAAAGAGCAAGACGTTTAATAGCGGAAGTAAAAATGGGTGTTAATGTTACTTCAAATCAAATTAATGATGACAATAATAGTGAGAGACGATCGATAGATGATCAGAATAATAGTCCAAGACGTAGTATCACACCGTCTACTCCAGGTGACAAATTTAGTACAAAG tctGAGTATAATGGAAACACTCTAGGAACTTCGAATGTAATAGATGCAGAGAAAAAAACTGGTTCTCCTCTATTCTCGTTCTCTAAGATAATAGAGAGAATTTCACCAGATAAAACTAGCCCTGATGGTACTTCATATACACTCAGAGGG CTGGGAAAAGATATGACATcatatattcaaaatgaattAGAAGCATTAGAAAGAGAACAAACTCAAATAGATATTCAAGCTGGTAAACTTGAGAAGCAACTTCGAGCTGCAATGGAAAGCGATAATGAGGATGAAACAGAAAGACTAATGTCTCTTTGGTTTACGCttgtcaataaaaaaaatgcatTATTGAGAAGGCAAATGCAATTGAATATATT agaaaaagaagatgatcTAGAGCGACGTTTTGAATTGTTAAATCGTGAATTGAGAAGCATATTAGCAGTAGAAGAGTGGAGAAAAACTCCTGAACaaaaaatgagagaaaatTTACTGTTAGAAGAATTAGTTTCAATAGTAAATAAAAGAGATGAATTAGTTCATCATCTTGATACACAAGAAAGAGC tattgaAGATGATGACGAAATAGAGCGAAACTTATCTAGAGCTGGATTAgctcaaagaaataaaaattgtatgatacAATGA
- the LOC132908980 gene encoding EH domain-binding protein 1 isoform X2, producing MSSVWKRLQRVNKRAAKFQFTVSYHEVSLETTTKWKPNKLSVVWTRRSRRVSSEPLDWEPSLSDPLKGVISWAVPDNHTVSVTLFKDPRTHELEDKDWTFVIEDVSSTGKRRHVAATNINMKKYATLESSQQQLKLDLKPTSKKIVSAALECTLSCVFLREGKATDEDMQSMASLMSVNNNSDIAPLDDFDNEDIPEDVEEISGKNIDEILDISAQLDLMTSSLTESELPSTPISVASLSKDDTTPVNDSDHIMRDVSLSGIGDSFKEKSPLKDTITVENNKNIEHSTLVRLPLQPLELKKNDANIPRLKEITPGQDLLEWCKEVTKDYTGVKVTNLTTSWRNGMAFCSIIHHFRPDLIDIDSLLPHDVKGNCKKAFDAGEALGIPRVIEPADMDILTVPDKLAVMTYLYQLRAHFTGHELEVHQIGKTTDESSYMIGRFNTDNNSDVSVQLFGQEIINLRKKDQMEHKNNKTDSNRRSNPFDNKKEDINIDSLKNKLHLSLNMENQDHDQCNKDKSPSSVKDVKDIILASSKSILEKVLSPTKEKYSSREKSKSPPRISQAQQRPILMTRRQLTDPFGSDEEEENIQIIDEKWSQSISINKSETSMYNDSVNVCERGNRTEYQSVSSPQGEQRSQHSQNDDERQQQLRERARRLIAEVKMGVNVTSNQINDDNNSERRSIDDQNNSPRRSITPSTPGDKFSTKSEYNGNTLGTSNVIDAEKKTGSPLFSFSKIIERISPDKTSPDGTSYTLRGLGKDMTSYIQNELEALEREQTQIDIQAGKLEKQLRAAMESDNEDETERLMSLWFTLVNKKNALLRRQMQLNILEKEDDLERRFELLNRELRSILAVEEWRKTPEQKMRENLLLEELVSIVNKRDELVHHLDTQERAIEDDDEIERNLSRAGLAQRNKNCMIQ from the exons ATGAGTTCCGTCTGGAAACGATTACAACGGGTAAACAAGAGAGCCGCGAAATTTCAATTCACCGTGTCGTATCATGAAGTCAGTTTAGAAACGACAACAAAATG GAAACCAAACAAACTAAGTGTTGTATGGACAAGACGTAGTAGAAGAGTTAGTTCAGAACCACTAGATTGGGAACCTAGCTTAAGTGACCCACTAAAAGGTGTTATTAGTTGGGCAGTTCCTGATAATCATACAGTTTCTGTAACTTTGTTTAAAGATCCAAGGACCCATGAATTGGAAGATAAAGATTGGACATTTGTCATCGAAGAT GTTTCTTCTACTGGTAAAAGACGACATGTAGCtgcaacaaatataaatatgaaaaaatatgcgACATTAGAATCTAGTCAACAACAGCTTAAATTGGATTTGAAGCCAACATCAAAAAAGATTGTTAGTGCTGCACTAGAATGTACTTTATCTTGTGTTTTCTTAAGAGAAGGAAAAGCAAC GGATGAAGATATGCAGAGTATGGCCAGTTTGATGTCAGTTAATAACAATAGCGATATTGCACCTTTAGATGATTTTGATAATGAAGATATACCGGAAGACGTTGAAGAAATATCTGGAAAAAACATTGATGAAATTTTAGATATCTCTGCTCAGCTTGACTTAATGACAAGTAGTCTTACTGAAAGTGAATTGCCTAGTACTCCAATAAGCG TGGCAAGTTTATCAAAAGATGATACTACTCCTGTAAATGATAGTGATCACATCATGCGTGATGTTAGTCTATCAGGTATTGGCGAttctttcaaagaaaaatCACCCTTAAAGGATACTATTACTGTTGAAAACAA taaaaatattgaacataGTACACTAGTAAGATTACCACTACAACCACTAGAACTAAAAAAGAATGATGCCAATATTCCtagattaaaagaaattactcCGGGTCAGGATTTATTGGAATGGTGTAAAGAGGTAACTAAAGATTATACTGGTGTAAAAGTTACCAATCTTACAACATCTTGGAGGAATGGAATGGcattttgttcaataataCACCATTTCAGACCAGATCTTAT agACATAGATTCACTATTACCACATGATGTAAAGGGTAACTGTAAGAAAGCATTTGATGCTGGAGAAGCTCTTGGTATACCTAGAGTAATAGAACCAGCAGATATGGATATACTAACTGTACCTGATAAATTAGCTGTAATGACTTACTTGTATCAATTGAGAGCACATTTTACTGGTCATGAATTAGAg gTACATCAGATAGGTAAAACTACAGATGAATCATCTTACATGATTGGAAGATTTAATACAGACAATAATTCAGATGTAAGTGTGCAACTGTTTGGTcaggaaataattaatttacgtaAAAAAGATCAAATggaacataaaaataataaaactgataGCAACAGACG ATCAAATCCATTTGATAATAAGAAAGAGGACATTAATATTGATTCCTTAAAAAATAAGTTGCATCTAAGTTTGAATATGGAAAATCAAGATCATGATCAATGCAATAAGGATAAATCACCATCAAGTGTTAAGGATGTTAAAGATATTATACTAGCAAGTTCAAAAAGTATTCTGGAGAAAGTATTGTCACCAACTAAAGAAAAGTACTCATCTAGAGAAAAG AGTAAATCTCCACCAAGAATATCACAAGCACAGCAACGCCCTATATTAATGACTCGTCGACAATTAACAGATCCTTTTGGGTCTgatgaagaagaggaaaatattcaaataattgatGAAAAGTGGTCTCAATCAATCTCAATTAACAAATCAGAAACATCAATGTATAAT GATTCAGTTAATGTTTGTGAAAGGGGTAATCGTACTGAATATCAGAGTGTATCATCACCACAAGGAGAACAACGTTCTCAACAT agCCAAAATGATGATGAAAGACAGCAACAATTACGTGAAAGAGCAAGACGTTTAATAGCGGAAGTAAAAATGGGTGTTAATGTTACTTCAAATCAAATTAATGATGACAATAATAGTGAGAGACGATCGATAGATGATCAGAATAATAGTCCAAGACGTAGTATCACACCGTCTACTCCAGGTGACAAATTTAGTACAAAG tctGAGTATAATGGAAACACTCTAGGAACTTCGAATGTAATAGATGCAGAGAAAAAAACTGGTTCTCCTCTATTCTCGTTCTCTAAGATAATAGAGAGAATTTCACCAGATAAAACTAGCCCTGATGGTACTTCATATACACTCAGAGGG CTGGGAAAAGATATGACATcatatattcaaaatgaattAGAAGCATTAGAAAGAGAACAAACTCAAATAGATATTCAAGCTGGTAAACTTGAGAAGCAACTTCGAGCTGCAATGGAAAGCGATAATGAGGATGAAACAGAAAGACTAATGTCTCTTTGGTTTACGCttgtcaataaaaaaaatgcatTATTGAGAAGGCAAATGCAATTGAATATATT agaaaaagaagatgatcTAGAGCGACGTTTTGAATTGTTAAATCGTGAATTGAGAAGCATATTAGCAGTAGAAGAGTGGAGAAAAACTCCTGAACaaaaaatgagagaaaatTTACTGTTAGAAGAATTAGTTTCAATAGTAAATAAAAGAGATGAATTAGTTCATCATCTTGATACACAAGAAAGAGC tattgaAGATGATGACGAAATAGAGCGAAACTTATCTAGAGCTGGATTAgctcaaagaaataaaaattgtatgatacAATGA
- the LOC132908980 gene encoding EH domain-binding protein 1 isoform X1, translating to MSSVWKRLQRVNKRAAKFQFTVSYHEVSLETTTKWKPNKLSVVWTRRSRRVSSEPLDWEPSLSDPLKGVISWAVPDNHTVSVTLFKDPRTHELEDKDWTFVIEDVSSTGKRRHVAATNINMKKYATLESSQQQLKLDLKPTSKKIVSAALECTLSCVFLREGKATDEDMQSMASLMSVNNNSDIAPLDDFDNEDIPEDVEEISGKNIDEILDISAQLDLMTSSLTESELPSTPISVASLSKDDTTPVNDSDHIMRDVSLSGIGDSFKEKSPLKDTITVENNKNIEHSTLVRLPLQPLELKKNDANIPRLKEITPGQDLLEWCKEVTKDYTGVKVTNLTTSWRNGMAFCSIIHHFRPDLIDIDSLLPHDVKGNCKKAFDAGEALGIPRVIEPADMDILTVPDKLAVMTYLYQLRAHFTGHELEVHQIGKTTDESSYMIGRFNTDNNSDVSVQLFGQEIINLRKKDQMEHKNNKTDSNRRSNPFDNKKEDINIDSLKNKLHLSLNMENQDHDQCNKDKSPSSVKDVKDIILASSKSILEKVLSPTKEKYSSREKSKSPPRISQAQQRPILMTRRQLTDPFGSDEEEENIQIIDEKWSQSISINKSETSMYNDSVNVCERGNRTEYQSVSSPQGEQRSQHPLVSRHDELRERARQLLEQARNHTKSTGLISTAAYPIESQNDDERQQQLRERARRLIAEVKMGVNVTSNQINDDNNSERRSIDDQNNSPRRSITPSTPGDKFSTKSEYNGNTLGTSNVIDAEKKTGSPLFSFSKIIERISPDKTSPDGTSYTLRGLGKDMTSYIQNELEALEREQTQIDIQAGKLEKQLRAAMESDNEDETERLMSLWFTLVNKKNALLRRQMQLNILEKEDDLERRFELLNRELRSILAVEEWRKTPEQKMRENLLLEELVSIVNKRDELVHHLDTQERAIEDDDEIERNLSRAGLAQRNKNCMIQ from the exons ATGAGTTCCGTCTGGAAACGATTACAACGGGTAAACAAGAGAGCCGCGAAATTTCAATTCACCGTGTCGTATCATGAAGTCAGTTTAGAAACGACAACAAAATG GAAACCAAACAAACTAAGTGTTGTATGGACAAGACGTAGTAGAAGAGTTAGTTCAGAACCACTAGATTGGGAACCTAGCTTAAGTGACCCACTAAAAGGTGTTATTAGTTGGGCAGTTCCTGATAATCATACAGTTTCTGTAACTTTGTTTAAAGATCCAAGGACCCATGAATTGGAAGATAAAGATTGGACATTTGTCATCGAAGAT GTTTCTTCTACTGGTAAAAGACGACATGTAGCtgcaacaaatataaatatgaaaaaatatgcgACATTAGAATCTAGTCAACAACAGCTTAAATTGGATTTGAAGCCAACATCAAAAAAGATTGTTAGTGCTGCACTAGAATGTACTTTATCTTGTGTTTTCTTAAGAGAAGGAAAAGCAAC GGATGAAGATATGCAGAGTATGGCCAGTTTGATGTCAGTTAATAACAATAGCGATATTGCACCTTTAGATGATTTTGATAATGAAGATATACCGGAAGACGTTGAAGAAATATCTGGAAAAAACATTGATGAAATTTTAGATATCTCTGCTCAGCTTGACTTAATGACAAGTAGTCTTACTGAAAGTGAATTGCCTAGTACTCCAATAAGCG TGGCAAGTTTATCAAAAGATGATACTACTCCTGTAAATGATAGTGATCACATCATGCGTGATGTTAGTCTATCAGGTATTGGCGAttctttcaaagaaaaatCACCCTTAAAGGATACTATTACTGTTGAAAACAA taaaaatattgaacataGTACACTAGTAAGATTACCACTACAACCACTAGAACTAAAAAAGAATGATGCCAATATTCCtagattaaaagaaattactcCGGGTCAGGATTTATTGGAATGGTGTAAAGAGGTAACTAAAGATTATACTGGTGTAAAAGTTACCAATCTTACAACATCTTGGAGGAATGGAATGGcattttgttcaataataCACCATTTCAGACCAGATCTTAT agACATAGATTCACTATTACCACATGATGTAAAGGGTAACTGTAAGAAAGCATTTGATGCTGGAGAAGCTCTTGGTATACCTAGAGTAATAGAACCAGCAGATATGGATATACTAACTGTACCTGATAAATTAGCTGTAATGACTTACTTGTATCAATTGAGAGCACATTTTACTGGTCATGAATTAGAg gTACATCAGATAGGTAAAACTACAGATGAATCATCTTACATGATTGGAAGATTTAATACAGACAATAATTCAGATGTAAGTGTGCAACTGTTTGGTcaggaaataattaatttacgtaAAAAAGATCAAATggaacataaaaataataaaactgataGCAACAGACG ATCAAATCCATTTGATAATAAGAAAGAGGACATTAATATTGATTCCTTAAAAAATAAGTTGCATCTAAGTTTGAATATGGAAAATCAAGATCATGATCAATGCAATAAGGATAAATCACCATCAAGTGTTAAGGATGTTAAAGATATTATACTAGCAAGTTCAAAAAGTATTCTGGAGAAAGTATTGTCACCAACTAAAGAAAAGTACTCATCTAGAGAAAAG AGTAAATCTCCACCAAGAATATCACAAGCACAGCAACGCCCTATATTAATGACTCGTCGACAATTAACAGATCCTTTTGGGTCTgatgaagaagaggaaaatattcaaataattgatGAAAAGTGGTCTCAATCAATCTCAATTAACAAATCAGAAACATCAATGTATAAT GATTCAGTTAATGTTTGTGAAAGGGGTAATCGTACTGAATATCAGAGTGTATCATCACCACAAGGAGAACAACGTTCTCAACAT cCATTAGTCAGTCGACATGACGAATTAAGAGAACGTGCCAGGCAACTATTAGAGCAGGCTAGGAATCATACAAAGTCAACTGGCCTTATTTCCACTGCTGCTTATCCTATTGAg agCCAAAATGATGATGAAAGACAGCAACAATTACGTGAAAGAGCAAGACGTTTAATAGCGGAAGTAAAAATGGGTGTTAATGTTACTTCAAATCAAATTAATGATGACAATAATAGTGAGAGACGATCGATAGATGATCAGAATAATAGTCCAAGACGTAGTATCACACCGTCTACTCCAGGTGACAAATTTAGTACAAAG tctGAGTATAATGGAAACACTCTAGGAACTTCGAATGTAATAGATGCAGAGAAAAAAACTGGTTCTCCTCTATTCTCGTTCTCTAAGATAATAGAGAGAATTTCACCAGATAAAACTAGCCCTGATGGTACTTCATATACACTCAGAGGG CTGGGAAAAGATATGACATcatatattcaaaatgaattAGAAGCATTAGAAAGAGAACAAACTCAAATAGATATTCAAGCTGGTAAACTTGAGAAGCAACTTCGAGCTGCAATGGAAAGCGATAATGAGGATGAAACAGAAAGACTAATGTCTCTTTGGTTTACGCttgtcaataaaaaaaatgcatTATTGAGAAGGCAAATGCAATTGAATATATT agaaaaagaagatgatcTAGAGCGACGTTTTGAATTGTTAAATCGTGAATTGAGAAGCATATTAGCAGTAGAAGAGTGGAGAAAAACTCCTGAACaaaaaatgagagaaaatTTACTGTTAGAAGAATTAGTTTCAATAGTAAATAAAAGAGATGAATTAGTTCATCATCTTGATACACAAGAAAGAGC tattgaAGATGATGACGAAATAGAGCGAAACTTATCTAGAGCTGGATTAgctcaaagaaataaaaattgtatgatacAATGA
- the LOC132908980 gene encoding EH domain-binding protein 1 isoform X3 — MSSVWKRLQRVNKRAAKFQFTVSYHEVSLETTTKWKPNKLSVVWTRRSRRVSSEPLDWEPSLSDPLKGVISWAVPDNHTVSVTLFKDPRTHELEDKDWTFVIEDVSSTGKRRHVAATNINMKKYATLESSQQQLKLDLKPTSKKIVSAALECTLSCVFLREGKATDEDMQSMASLMSVNNNSDIAPLDDFDNEDIPEDVEEISGKNIDEILDISAQLDLMTSSLTESELPSTPISVASLSKDDTTPVNDSDHIMRDVSLSGIGDSFKEKSPLKDTITVENNKNIEHSTLVRLPLQPLELKKNDANIPRLKEITPGQDLLEWCKEVTKDYTGVKVTNLTTSWRNGMAFCSIIHHFRPDLIDIDSLLPHDVKGNCKKAFDAGEALGIPRVIEPADMDILTVPDKLAVMTYLYQLRAHFTGHELEVHQIGKTTDESSYMIGRFNTDNNSDVSVQLFGQEIINLRKKDQMEHKNNKTDSNRRSNPFDNKKEDINIDSLKNKLHLSLNMENQDHDQCNKDKSPSSVKDVKDIILASSKSILEKVLSPTKEKYSSREKDSVNVCERGNRTEYQSVSSPQGEQRSQHPLVSRHDELRERARQLLEQARNHTKSTGLISTAAYPIESQNDDERQQQLRERARRLIAEVKMGVNVTSNQINDDNNSERRSIDDQNNSPRRSITPSTPGDKFSTKSEYNGNTLGTSNVIDAEKKTGSPLFSFSKIIERISPDKTSPDGTSYTLRGLGKDMTSYIQNELEALEREQTQIDIQAGKLEKQLRAAMESDNEDETERLMSLWFTLVNKKNALLRRQMQLNILEKEDDLERRFELLNRELRSILAVEEWRKTPEQKMRENLLLEELVSIVNKRDELVHHLDTQERAIEDDDEIERNLSRAGLAQRNKNCMIQ, encoded by the exons ATGAGTTCCGTCTGGAAACGATTACAACGGGTAAACAAGAGAGCCGCGAAATTTCAATTCACCGTGTCGTATCATGAAGTCAGTTTAGAAACGACAACAAAATG GAAACCAAACAAACTAAGTGTTGTATGGACAAGACGTAGTAGAAGAGTTAGTTCAGAACCACTAGATTGGGAACCTAGCTTAAGTGACCCACTAAAAGGTGTTATTAGTTGGGCAGTTCCTGATAATCATACAGTTTCTGTAACTTTGTTTAAAGATCCAAGGACCCATGAATTGGAAGATAAAGATTGGACATTTGTCATCGAAGAT GTTTCTTCTACTGGTAAAAGACGACATGTAGCtgcaacaaatataaatatgaaaaaatatgcgACATTAGAATCTAGTCAACAACAGCTTAAATTGGATTTGAAGCCAACATCAAAAAAGATTGTTAGTGCTGCACTAGAATGTACTTTATCTTGTGTTTTCTTAAGAGAAGGAAAAGCAAC GGATGAAGATATGCAGAGTATGGCCAGTTTGATGTCAGTTAATAACAATAGCGATATTGCACCTTTAGATGATTTTGATAATGAAGATATACCGGAAGACGTTGAAGAAATATCTGGAAAAAACATTGATGAAATTTTAGATATCTCTGCTCAGCTTGACTTAATGACAAGTAGTCTTACTGAAAGTGAATTGCCTAGTACTCCAATAAGCG TGGCAAGTTTATCAAAAGATGATACTACTCCTGTAAATGATAGTGATCACATCATGCGTGATGTTAGTCTATCAGGTATTGGCGAttctttcaaagaaaaatCACCCTTAAAGGATACTATTACTGTTGAAAACAA taaaaatattgaacataGTACACTAGTAAGATTACCACTACAACCACTAGAACTAAAAAAGAATGATGCCAATATTCCtagattaaaagaaattactcCGGGTCAGGATTTATTGGAATGGTGTAAAGAGGTAACTAAAGATTATACTGGTGTAAAAGTTACCAATCTTACAACATCTTGGAGGAATGGAATGGcattttgttcaataataCACCATTTCAGACCAGATCTTAT agACATAGATTCACTATTACCACATGATGTAAAGGGTAACTGTAAGAAAGCATTTGATGCTGGAGAAGCTCTTGGTATACCTAGAGTAATAGAACCAGCAGATATGGATATACTAACTGTACCTGATAAATTAGCTGTAATGACTTACTTGTATCAATTGAGAGCACATTTTACTGGTCATGAATTAGAg gTACATCAGATAGGTAAAACTACAGATGAATCATCTTACATGATTGGAAGATTTAATACAGACAATAATTCAGATGTAAGTGTGCAACTGTTTGGTcaggaaataattaatttacgtaAAAAAGATCAAATggaacataaaaataataaaactgataGCAACAGACG ATCAAATCCATTTGATAATAAGAAAGAGGACATTAATATTGATTCCTTAAAAAATAAGTTGCATCTAAGTTTGAATATGGAAAATCAAGATCATGATCAATGCAATAAGGATAAATCACCATCAAGTGTTAAGGATGTTAAAGATATTATACTAGCAAGTTCAAAAAGTATTCTGGAGAAAGTATTGTCACCAACTAAAGAAAAGTACTCATCTAGAGAAAAG GATTCAGTTAATGTTTGTGAAAGGGGTAATCGTACTGAATATCAGAGTGTATCATCACCACAAGGAGAACAACGTTCTCAACAT cCATTAGTCAGTCGACATGACGAATTAAGAGAACGTGCCAGGCAACTATTAGAGCAGGCTAGGAATCATACAAAGTCAACTGGCCTTATTTCCACTGCTGCTTATCCTATTGAg agCCAAAATGATGATGAAAGACAGCAACAATTACGTGAAAGAGCAAGACGTTTAATAGCGGAAGTAAAAATGGGTGTTAATGTTACTTCAAATCAAATTAATGATGACAATAATAGTGAGAGACGATCGATAGATGATCAGAATAATAGTCCAAGACGTAGTATCACACCGTCTACTCCAGGTGACAAATTTAGTACAAAG tctGAGTATAATGGAAACACTCTAGGAACTTCGAATGTAATAGATGCAGAGAAAAAAACTGGTTCTCCTCTATTCTCGTTCTCTAAGATAATAGAGAGAATTTCACCAGATAAAACTAGCCCTGATGGTACTTCATATACACTCAGAGGG CTGGGAAAAGATATGACATcatatattcaaaatgaattAGAAGCATTAGAAAGAGAACAAACTCAAATAGATATTCAAGCTGGTAAACTTGAGAAGCAACTTCGAGCTGCAATGGAAAGCGATAATGAGGATGAAACAGAAAGACTAATGTCTCTTTGGTTTACGCttgtcaataaaaaaaatgcatTATTGAGAAGGCAAATGCAATTGAATATATT agaaaaagaagatgatcTAGAGCGACGTTTTGAATTGTTAAATCGTGAATTGAGAAGCATATTAGCAGTAGAAGAGTGGAGAAAAACTCCTGAACaaaaaatgagagaaaatTTACTGTTAGAAGAATTAGTTTCAATAGTAAATAAAAGAGATGAATTAGTTCATCATCTTGATACACAAGAAAGAGC tattgaAGATGATGACGAAATAGAGCGAAACTTATCTAGAGCTGGATTAgctcaaagaaataaaaattgtatgatacAATGA